The nucleotide window TCTTTTGGGATGCAAAAAGTAGAGGAAATTTCACTCCTTTAGTTGCACAAGGTAGAGATAGATCGCACTTTGAAAAGACTAGATTAGTCACAAAAGCAACCCAAACCATTGGAAGTTTGGAAGAGGCCACAATATTTACGGATGACGCCTTCAAAAATCGTCTCCTTGGAGAGGCTAGAATGGCTAGAGGATGGACCATGTATTTTATGCTTCAGCTATATGGTCCTGTGCCAGTAATTACAGATCCTTCATTGGTTGGAAATATTGAGGCAGAGTCTGATTTAACAAGACCATCTAGAGAGGTGTACGTTTCACAAGTCGTGGCAGATTTACGTTTTGCTGCTGATAATCTTCCTCAGAACCCTTCTGAATATGGAAGGTTCAATAAAGGCCACGCTTTGGTAGTCTTAATGAGATTGTACTTAAATGAGAAAAACTTTCAAATGGCAGAATCCGTTGGAAGAGAGATTCAAGGTTTAGGCTATAGTTTGGTTGATGATTATACCAGTCTATTTAGAGAGGCAACAGAAAGAAATTCTGAAACTATTTTCGCAATTTCATGTGACCCAACATCTCAGGGCAGACAAACAGATGGCAATTTTAACCCATTCAGTTATTATACACATCCAACAGATTTTCCTGTAAAACCAGGATGGGCTTGGCCAGGTGTATATACAGCAACTTGGGAATTTTATGATACGTTTGATCCAAATGATGAGAGAAGATCATTTTTAGTAGACACTTATAGCCCTCCTGGTTACACAATGGATCGTTCTAACATGGCCGGGCCCGTAATAAATAAATATCCTGCTGAAGGACCAAATGCTTACCAAGGAAATGACGTTGTTATTTCAAGGTATGGAGATGTGTTGTTAATGTTAGCCGAAGCAATAAATGAAAACAATGGCGGTCCTACACAAGAAGCAATAGATTTGGTTAATGAAATTCGTTTAAGAGCAAATATACAACCCTTGAGTAGTGAAGACACTGCATCCAAAAGCGCATTTAACGATGCTATCCTAAGAGAAAGAAGCTGGGAGCTTTATTTTGAAGGATTTAGACTTCTTGATTTAAGGAGGCATGGTAAATGGCCATCTGCTCTACAAAGTATTTCAGGAAAAAATCCAGGCCCATCAATTTATCCAATACCCCAATTTGCATTGGATGATGGAGCCACCCAAAATGACGGTTATTAATCAAGACAGAGAGAATCCTGTCCTTAAAGTTTGAATAACTTTTTGAATTGAGACTCTCTGAAATTTTAAAATTGGCATTAGTTAGCCTATTGAGTTAGTAGTTGATTTTCTTCGAAGGAGTTTCGAGCCAAACTCCTTTGAAGAAATTTTTAAAATTGGTATCACTTTACCATATGGACGTCCTCATATTATCAGATGTGTTTAATCTGTGTAATCTCTATTACGAAGTCCGATACATTCCTTTAAAGCATAAAAATTTATTTCATAATGTCCTTAAATACAACCCTCAAATATTCCCTTTTTTCGGTATGTCTGTTTTTTCAATTTTTAACCTTGGCACAGAATAGCGAAAAAGTATATGTTGAAGACAATATTATAAAATGGTCAGATTCTAACTCTCCCTTGTCTTTATTCGGGGCAAATTATTGCCTGCCATCAGCATGTGATTATAGGGCCGCCAGTTACTATTCTAAAGATTTAAAAGGAGAAATTGTAAAGGATATGTCTCATTTTGTAAGAATGGGGTGGGATGGTCTTAGATTAGGCTTTTGGGGAGATTTTGAGAATACAGACTTTTCAGGAAATTTAATAAACAATGTGCATTTAGATTTATTAGACTATTTAATTTATCAAGCAGATAAAAGAGATATTAAAATGTTGTTGAGTCCAATAATAACTTATAGTTCTCAATGGCCAGATGCAATGGAACAAGAGGCAATAGGATTTTCAACGCATTTCAAAAAAAGTGAGTTAGGGACTAATCCACTAGCGATAGATGCTCAAAAAAATTATCTAACTCAACTTTTAAACCACATAAATCCTTACACAAAAAGGGCTATTAAGGATGAGCCAAATATTCTATTTATTGAAATGATTAATGAACCTTGGCATCATTCCGACGATTTAATCGGCTCTGTTAATTATATAAATTCTTTAGTTGATGCGGTAAGAAAAACGGGTTGTGAAAAAATACTTTTTCATAATGTTAGTCAAGATTTTAATATCTCTGAGGCATTATCCCAATCCGACATTGACGGTGTAACCTTTGCTTGGTATCCTACCGGACTGGTATCAAATCAAACTTTAAAAGCAAACTACTTACCCACCGTAGATAACTATGACCTTATGATTAAAAGCGAATTGAAAAGCTTACCTCGCATAGTTTATGAGTTTGATCAACCAGATGCATTATCACCAACGATGTATCCTGCAATGATTAGAACGTTTAGGTCTGTTGGTGCTCAGTTTGCTGCGATTTTTTCTTATGATATGCTTGTAAGTGCAAAAGCAAATTTGGGATGGCAGACGCACTTCATTAACCTGGTATATACACCACAAAAAGCTGTAAGTTCGATTATTGCGGCTGAGGCTATGCGGAAGTTGCCCTTGTATAAAAAGTATGGAAATTATCCCGCCAATACTAACTTTGATGATTTTAGAATCTCACATGAAGAGTGTTTAAGCGAATATGTTTCTGATACTAAATTTTTATATGCCGGAAATACAAAATCAGTACCACCGAAGCCTAATGAACTTAAGAAAATTATTGGGTTTGGTTCATCCCCAATAGTTAAATACACGGGTGAGGGATCTTATTTTATAGAAAAAATTAAAAGTGGAGTTTGGCGCTTAGAGATTTATCCCGATGCTGTTCTTACAAAAGATCCATTTAAGAAGATGAGTCCAGATAAAATTGTATCAAGGCTATTATACAAAAACCATTCGATGGAAATTAATTTGCCTGATTTAGGAAAGGAATTTTCTGTTATTGGTGTTAATGAAGGAAATGACTTTGAGGGCTCCACATATACCGGAAAGGTGTTATTGTCACCAGGGATATATACAATAACTAAACAAGGAATAAAAATAATTGATGTTCCTGTAGAGAAAATAGATGGGATTCCGTACAGACAATTTATTGTTCCTGCTCAAGAGAATCTTGCCTTAGAAATAGTTCATTCGCCCTCTAGAGCTGTATATTCAAGTAAGCCGTTAGGGATAACAGCTAAGATTGTAGACGATGAAAAAATAGACAGTGTAAATGTATACTTTAGGCCAAAAGGATCTTGGTTTAGATCTTTCAAAATGGAGGCAAAAAATAATTACGATTATGAAGTTGAGATACCTAAGGATGTAACATCTTCTGGATATTATGATTATGTAATTTCAGTGTTTCAAGGTAATAACGTCACCACGTTCCCCTCAGAATTAAATAAAACGCCTAGGGATTGGGATTTTTATAGTGATAAAACCTATGAATTAGAAGTCATTGACGAAAAACAACCTTTATCAATCTTTTCTCCTAAGGGTGATTTAACAAAATTAACTTTTACACGTATTGGAGATGATATCCGTTCTGGCATTTTCACACTGTCCTCGAGTGAAAAAGACATTAACGGTATAATAAAATTGAAAATTCCATTTGATTTGGACAAGAACTTGGAAGATTATTCCTTCTCCCTATATGTGGGGGATCAAATAAAGAATTTAACTTCAAGTAATAAAATTAAAGGTCTTTCAGTGAACGGCATGGGTAAAGGAAACGCTTATGTAACTTTGATTGAATCTGATGGAACCCCTTGGACGGCTAAAATCCCAATCAATAGTGAATGGGAATCTAAAAAGATATTGTTATCGGACTTTAAGATGGGTAAAGGTATTATGTTGCCTCAAGGATTTCCAGGAAATTGGAATTACTGGTTGAATCCTTCCGACAACCGAAATTCAAAAATGGATACGGTTAATATGGAGAAGGTTGAGAAACTTCAAATTTCAATAAGGCCTGATAAAAACAAGAACGGTCAGGTAGAAATTGGAAGTATTTCTGTTATTTATTAAAATACTTATTTGAGAAATAATGATTAAACAAAAGGCATTAATAACCCTGGTTTTAGGGCAGCTTATATTTGGGATAACTTTTTCGCAAAATGAATATTCAATTAATATTAATGTTCCCGAAAAGAAGATTACCAAAGGCCATTTAGATCTTGGGGGTTCCAATCCATCAGGAAAGGAAATTGAGGTAAATAGTTATTACCTAACTCTGGATAAAAAACCATTTATTCCTGTCCTCGGGGAATTCCATTATTCAAGGTACCCTTCAGAGTACTGGGATGAATCAATCAAAAAAATGAAAGCAGGAGGCATTAATGTAATTGCCACTTATGTGTTTTGGAATATCCATGAACGGAATGAAGGGGAATTTGATTGGTCTGGTGATTTGAATCTTAGACATTTTGCAGAACTATGTGCAAAGAATGATATATTCTTAATTGTAAGATTGGGTCCTTTCTGCCATGGAGAAATGCGAAATGGTGGAGTACCTGACTGGATGTATGGTAGAACATTTGAAATTAGATCTAATAATAGCCAATATATAGCCTATGTGGACCGACTATATGATCAAATAGGCAATCAATGTAGGGGTCTGTTATTCAAGGATGGAGGACCAATTATTGGGGTGCAAGTTGAAAACGAATTTCAGCACTCTGCAGCGCCTTGGGAAATTACGTACCCTGGTGCTCGCAAGGAATATACAGTTGCAGAAATTAATGAAGGTGTAACCCACGAACAGATTTCTGATACAGACGGTATAAATCCACAAGCCGAGGAGGGCAAAAAACACATGGCAATTCTCAAAGAATTGGCTATTAAACATGGTATGGATGTTCCTATTTATACCGCTACTGGATGGGGAAATGCAGCTATTGTAGAAAAGGGAAGTATCCCCGTTACGGCTGGATATGTTTATCCATTTTGGTCCGACCCTTCACCTTCATCCTTTTATTTATTCAAGGATATTCACAAAAATCCTGATTATTCACCTATTAGTTATGAGGCTGAACTCTATCCTTCAATTCCGGCCGAAATTGGCCCCGGTATTCAGGTGATATATGGAAGAAGACCAGTAGTAGACCCTGTTAGTGTTTTACCGCTAATGGTAAGGATCATCGGAAGTGGTTCTAATGGTATTGGTTATTATATGTATCACGGTGGTTCTACTCCAGTTTTTGATGGCAAGTTCTACAATGAAGAAGTAAATGGCATCCCAAAAGTTAATTATGATTTTCAAGCGCCAATTGGGCAATATGGGCAAACTCGTCATCACTATAAAAGCCTTAAAACCTTGCATATGTTTTTGGATGCTTATGGTGATAGACTTGCGCCTATGAAAACGGTCCTCCCAGAGACAAATAAACAAACATCACCAGAAAAAACAGATATATTGCGATATGCAGTGCGATCATTTGAGGACAGTGGATTTCTATTTATGGTTAACTTCCAGGACCATTTGGCATATTCTGATATAGAAGATACTAGTATCAATGTAAAGACAGCAAGTTCAGAAGTTAGATTCCCTAGCAATGGAACATTTGATTTGAAAAAAGCAACAAGTGCTATTTTTCCTTTTAATCTTAAACTTGGAAAGACCCAGATAAAGTCTGCCACAGTACAACCCCTCACCATTTTAAATGGTGGTAATAAAAATCATTATGTATTTTACTCAATTGAAGGAATTATTCCAGAATTCGTCCTTCATGGAGATTCTAAAATTGCTGATCTTAAAGGGGCACGAAAAACTTCAAGTAAAGGTTTAACTGTCATTAAAGGGGATTCCAATAAGGTGTTTTCATTTCAAAGTGGAAACGATCAATTTTTGGTTATTCCATACGAAATGGCCTTGAATTCAAACAAAATTGGGGAACAATTGATATTCTCATCCGGCACATTAACAAATGAATCCGATTTAATAAACTTAGTTACTCGAGAGGCGGTTGTCGATCTAAATATTTACCCTTCTAATGTTAATGCCCCCAAAGTAAGCAATGCCACGGTACAAAAATTAAAAGCCGAATTTCCAGGAATGGACAGCTATAATATTACATTCAAAGTTCCCGAGCCTCTGCTAGAAATTGAAAAGGCAACAGAAAGAAAGTATTCGGTTAAAGTAAAAGGGGGACTCAACGGGTTGAATGACGTCTTTTTACAGGTAGACTATATTGGCGATAGAGGTATGGCCTTCATTGATGGACTTTTGGCAACAGATCATTTCTATCATGAAAAAAAATGGGAAATTGGGATGAAATCATTTATCCCAAAATTAAAAAATAAGGAAATGGTGCTTATTTTTCATCCTCTGTATGACAACCAGGAATGTCTAATATTTTTTGAAAATGTTCCCAAGTTTGAAAATGGTAAGTATTTGGAAATAAAAAGTATTAAGGCTGTTAATGAATATAAAGCAATCCTAAGCTTTAATTAAAATTGAAATGAATAGGCTTCAATACCTAGTTGTTACAACTCTGTTCCTGTTTTCTTGCGGAGCAGATGATAATGGCTCTGTGCAGCCAGAACCTGAACCAGATACTGGACTTATAAAAAACAGCAGTTTCGAGGCCTTGGGTTCTGTAGATAACTTTTCCTCTTGGCAAACTGAATATGACGATAGTTCTGAGTTGGTTCAAAACTCTGGTTATTTTAGTAATAAGTCCTTGCTACATAAAAGTTCGTCTTTATATAAAGTATACTCATATCAGGAAATTCCGAATTTGCCCAATGGTATCTACAAGTTAACCGTTTGGGTTAAAAATAGTGGTGGTCAAAATGCATGTTATATTAATGCTAAGAACTATGGAGGTATCGAGAGGATGACCAGCTTACCTGTTTCGCAAAATGATTGGACACAGGTTATAATAAGAGGGATTGAGGTTACAGAAGGGGCTTTAACAATAGGGCTTTATTCCGAAGCTTTACCTAATAATTGGTGTGCTGTAGACAATTGGGAATTGGTTAAGGATGGTATTGAATATAACTTTTTAAAAGGCGGTGACCTCTCTGAATTAAGTTATATTGAAAGTAAAGGAGGATTGTTTTATGAAAATGGACAGCAAAAAGATTGCTTTGAAATTCTCAAAAATAATGGGGTTAATTTAGCAAGACTTCGCTTATATAATGATCCTGGCAATCCAAATTTTACACCCTCAAATAGGTTGCCAGCCGGTTTTCAAAATCCAGAAGATATTTTGTCACTTGCAGCTCGAGCAAAGGTTGCAGGGATGCAAATTCTTTTAACCTTTCATTACAGTGATTACTGGACTAATGGTGGTACTCAGAACAAGCCTCATGAGTGGGAAGGTTTAAGTTATGATGATTTAAAAACTGCTGTTTACAACTTTACTCTTGATTTTATGACTCAGATGAAAAATCAAGGAACATCTCCAGAATTTGTGTCCTTAGGCAATGAAACGGCAGGTGGATTTTTATTTCCAGATGGGGGTTATGAAAATTTTAATAAAATGGCAGATCTTTTTAATGAAGGGTATAATGCCGTTAAAGAAGTATCTACTAATACTAAGGTTATCATTCATTTGGATGATGCTGGTAATCGTGATAAATATGATTGGTTTTTTGGTGAGTTGTCTGCAGCTGGTGGAAAATTTGACATTATAGGAGCTTCCTATTATCCTTTTTGGACTGATAGAACTGTTGAACAAATTAAAGAGTGGGCAAATTATCAATCCTTTAGTTTAGGTAAAGATATTTTGATAATGGAGACAGGTTACAATTGGAATCCAACCCTACCTTCCGGTTGGGCAGGCCAATTATCCGATAATGGACCATATGAAAATATTTATCCAAGCTCCCGTGAGGGGCAGAAAAACTTTTTGTATGAATGTTTTAATGGTTTAAAAAATGTGGACAATGGTCGAGTAATTGGAGATGTATATTGGGATCCTGTAATGATCGAAGTCCATGGAGTAGGATGGGAATTAGATGCTCCTAATGTTGTTTCAAATACCACGTTATTTGATTTTCAAGGCAATGTTTTGCCGGCTTTTAAAGCTTTTAAATACAATAATTGATAATGAAGCAAACAGTTAAGATTCTTTTTCTTTCTATTTTGGTGCTTAACTCATTTGTCCTTTCTGCGCAAGTAATTAATATAAATTTGGAACCGCTGCCTGATGTAAACTATGATCATTTGAGTCGGATTGATACTATTGTCAATAATTACATAGGTAAAGAGTACTCCAATGGAGTTGTTACTCTCGTTGTGAAGGATAATCAACTTGTATATTGGAAAGGTTATGGTTTTCTTGATAAGGACAGTAGCAAACCAATGCCTAAGGATGCCATATTTAGGATCATGAGCCAAACAAAGGCCATTACAAGCGTTGGCATTATGATACTTTATGAGCAGGGAAAGATATATTTGGACGAGCCAATCGGTAATTTCATACCAGAATTTAAAAATCAGCAAGTGCTAGATCAATTTAATGAGGCTGATTCAACCTACACAACCATACCAGCAAAAAGGAATGTCACTTTCAGAGATCTCCTTACACATAGTTCAGGAATTGATTATGCAGGGATTGGTTCGCCAATAGCTAATGCAATTTATGGAAAAGCCAAAATTCCCTCGGGTCTTGGAAACTTCAATGCAAGTTTATTGCAGAAGATGAAAGCATTGGGTAAACTTCCCTTACTGTTTCAACCCGGTGAAAAATTTAGATACGGCCTAAATACCGATTTGCTTGGGTGTCTAATAGAAGTAATTAGCGGGAAAACATTAGATGAATTTTTCAGGCAACATATATTTAATCCGCTCGGGATGAAGGATACATACTATAATTTGCCTCAATCCAAAGCAAGTAGGTTAACTACGGTTTATACTGAAGATTCACTTCAAAATATAATTAAATGGAGAAAGGGGTTTAATAATATAGATCCGGATTACCCCCTAATACCTAAGAGCTATTTTTCGGGAGGTGCAGGTCTTAGTTCTACAGCAATGGATTATGCTATTTTTTTGCAGATGTTACTAAATGGAGGAATTTACAATGACCATCGAATTCTATCTCCCAGGTCGGTAGAATTAATGACCAATAATCAACTCGAATACAGCTATAATGGTGTTGATAATTTCGGACTCGGATTTGCATTAACAAGTTCAATATCTGCATCCAAAAACGCTAGAAATAAAGATTCCTATAGTTGGGGAGGTTATTTGGGCACTACATATTGGGTTGATCCAAAAGAAAATCTTGTTTGTTTAATAATGACGCAACACACACCCAATAGTCATTGGGAATTGTTTACTAAAATTGAAAATATAATCTACTCCAGCATTAACTAACATGTTTGGCCCAAAATTATTTACGTGTTTTTTGGTTATTTCGTTTTTTGTCAATACTCAATCAGTTGCTCAGCAATCAAAAGACAAACAGAATGAGGGTGAATTCAAGATTGTCAATTGCTCACATTCAGGAGTTTCCGCCGATTACTCTAAACCCCTATCAATAACTTTTAATCAGCCTGTAGATAAGAGCTCTTTAAATGAAATTATAGTTACTTCAGGCGGTTCATCAAGACAACCTATTGGTGGGAATTTTCAAATTTTAAGAGGGATTTGGATTGTTTCCCAAGACGCCAAAATTATTACGTTTAGACCATCAAAAGATTTTGTTGGTGGTATGTTAATTTCAATCACATTAACTGAAAAATTCAGAAGTTTAGAGGGAAACCATTTCAAAAATGGTAAGGATATTATAAGCTTCATTACGGATAATGGAAATGAATTTGGAATAGATACTATTACAATTGACACATTAAAAATAGAAGATGGTAATGTGATTCCCCTTATCATTAGTTTACCAAAGAATGCGAATAAAATTCCTGTATTAATTTTTGTTCATGGAGGCGGATGGACTGGCGGTACCGCTACGCAATCATTTGCAGCCCTTCCAACCGGTCATGCTTCAACTTATCTAACCAATAAATTGGGAGTTACCGTTGTGGGGGTAGCCTATCGGTGTAAAGGTTCAAATGGAAATTTCACAAAGGCAAAACAAGACGTTGAAGATGCTATCCAATTTATAAAAACGAATGCAAAGAAATACAATCTTGACACATCTCGTATGGGTTTGAGCGGAGAATCCGCAGGAGCACCATTGTCCGCCCTTATTGCGCAAGAGGATCCAGACATTAAATACTATATTGGTATTAATGGTATTTATGATTTTGAAAATAACAATATTGGGCAATTTGGTCCTGGAAATGATTTTGGCCAACAAATTCCATCTACAACTGCGAACTCCGCTATATCTCACATAAGACCCAATCCTCCAACAACCATGCTAATACATGGAAATAAAGACATAACTATTAGCCATATACAAAGCGAAAAATTTAATCAGGCGGTTATTTCTGTTGGTGGACAATCTGAAATTAGAATATATGATGGTCAGCCACACTGGGAGTTTTATATGCCTGGTGGTAAATACGAAATATCAACGTTGTACCAGATAAAAGAATTTTTAATAAAAGTTATGGGACTTGACGTAGATTAGGCAGGTGGTAATTATAAAATTTTATTAATTAAACCTGCATGGAATTCTTCAAATACAACCTAATTATCAGCCCATTGGTTAAATATTTTTACGATATTCCTTTGGTGAGATCCCCATATATTTTTTGAAAACTCTTGAAAAATAAAACTGGTCTTGAAACCCCAACAAAAAACTAATTTCTTTTATGCTATAATCGGTATAATTCATGTATTCGCAAGCCTTCTGTATTTTTTTTAGATTGAAAAAGTGATGCAAAGAATAGCCTGTGCTTTTTTTGAAAACACTAAATAAATAAGACGGGGAGTAGTTAAATTCATTTGCCAATTCTTCGGTTTTGAATGTTTTATCCAAATTTTCATTCAAAAAGGTTTTAATTGAATTAACCAAATCTTTACTGTTCGCTGTATTGGTATGTTTATTTATATCATGATAAATAAAGGAACTTATAAAACTCTGACTTAAAATATTAGCAAACTCCAATTCGTATTCAGCATAACCACCATTAAAAATTTCAAATATTTGCTCAAATAACTTAATGACCGTGTTATCGTATGGCACAGTATCAGTTATTGTATCATTTAATATATGTCTTTGAAATAATTCATTTACCGAGGTTCCATCGAAATGCATCCAATAAATGCTCCATGGATTATTGTTTTCTGCACCGTAAGCATGGCGCGTATTTTTTGGTATAATAAAATATGCATTAGGCTTTATTTTAATCTTTTTTTTATTGTAGGATAACCATCCCTCCCCTTCAACACAATAAATAAAGATATATTCCTTTGAACCCTTAATTCGCTCCCTGAAATGGTGATTCGCATTGGGATAATAGCCTAAATCTGTGACAAAGAATTTTTTAGTAATGGGGTTCTCATTGAGCTTTTTTCTAACTTGATTTGGCAAAACAATCATTCGTTGCCCCATAAAACCCTCCTTGATAGTCAAATCGTCCATGTTTATCTTGATTTTGTCTATTGCAACAGTTAACTGTTAGTTATATTTTGGATTTAAATTTATGGACAAAATTTCAACATACTCCACTTTACAGAATAATAATAGCAATACATTAAACAATGTCAAAGTGTTTAAGAAAAAAATGATTTTCAAGGCCCTTGTTGTTAATTGTAACATTGATAGGATTGTACATAACTAAAAGAGAAAAAATTTGATGCAAATAACTACACCCATTACGGAATTAATTTTTTTGAATTTTAAAATTATTTTAACCTAATTCAATGAATTCAAAGTTGACAACTAAGTTTAATTTTCCCTTTCTGATTTTCTTGGCTTTAGTTTCTGCCATGGGAGGTTTTCTGTTTGGGTACGATTGGGTGGTAATTGGAGGTGCAAAACCTTTTTATGAGCTTTATTTTGAAATCAATAATATGCCTGCCCTACAAGGATGGGCAATGAGCAGTGCTCTGGTCGGATGTATTTTAGGAGCAGTTCTTTCTGGAGTTGTGGCTGATCGTTATGGAAGAAAGATCCCACTTATTCTATCCGCTTTTCTCTTTATTTTTTCAGCGTTCGGAACCGGTTATGCCGATAGCTTTACGCCCTTTATAATTTACAGATTAATAGGGGGGTTAGGCATAGGATTGGCATCCACGCTTTCTCCAATGTATATTGCGGAAATTGCTCCCACAAAATATCGTGGACAGTTTGTTGCTATAAACCAATTGACCATAGTAATTGGTATTCTTGCGGCTCAATCAGCGAACTATTTTATCGCTGAAACCATTCCAGAAGGAATGACCCCTGCCGAAATATTGGCTTCATGGAATGGTCAGACTGGATGGCGTTGGATGTTTTGGGCTGAATTAATACCCGCTATACTCTTCTTCGTCCTAATGTTTTTTGTCCCAAAAAGCCCTCGTTTTCTTGCTAAAATAAACCAGGATAATGCAGCCCT belongs to Aegicerativicinus sediminis and includes:
- a CDS encoding glycoside hydrolase family 53 protein, producing the protein MNRLQYLVVTTLFLFSCGADDNGSVQPEPEPDTGLIKNSSFEALGSVDNFSSWQTEYDDSSELVQNSGYFSNKSLLHKSSSLYKVYSYQEIPNLPNGIYKLTVWVKNSGGQNACYINAKNYGGIERMTSLPVSQNDWTQVIIRGIEVTEGALTIGLYSEALPNNWCAVDNWELVKDGIEYNFLKGGDLSELSYIESKGGLFYENGQQKDCFEILKNNGVNLARLRLYNDPGNPNFTPSNRLPAGFQNPEDILSLAARAKVAGMQILLTFHYSDYWTNGGTQNKPHEWEGLSYDDLKTAVYNFTLDFMTQMKNQGTSPEFVSLGNETAGGFLFPDGGYENFNKMADLFNEGYNAVKEVSTNTKVIIHLDDAGNRDKYDWFFGELSAAGGKFDIIGASYYPFWTDRTVEQIKEWANYQSFSLGKDILIMETGYNWNPTLPSGWAGQLSDNGPYENIYPSSREGQKNFLYECFNGLKNVDNGRVIGDVYWDPVMIEVHGVGWELDAPNVVSNTTLFDFQGNVLPAFKAFKYNN
- a CDS encoding beta-galactosidase, with amino-acid sequence MIKQKALITLVLGQLIFGITFSQNEYSININVPEKKITKGHLDLGGSNPSGKEIEVNSYYLTLDKKPFIPVLGEFHYSRYPSEYWDESIKKMKAGGINVIATYVFWNIHERNEGEFDWSGDLNLRHFAELCAKNDIFLIVRLGPFCHGEMRNGGVPDWMYGRTFEIRSNNSQYIAYVDRLYDQIGNQCRGLLFKDGGPIIGVQVENEFQHSAAPWEITYPGARKEYTVAEINEGVTHEQISDTDGINPQAEEGKKHMAILKELAIKHGMDVPIYTATGWGNAAIVEKGSIPVTAGYVYPFWSDPSPSSFYLFKDIHKNPDYSPISYEAELYPSIPAEIGPGIQVIYGRRPVVDPVSVLPLMVRIIGSGSNGIGYYMYHGGSTPVFDGKFYNEEVNGIPKVNYDFQAPIGQYGQTRHHYKSLKTLHMFLDAYGDRLAPMKTVLPETNKQTSPEKTDILRYAVRSFEDSGFLFMVNFQDHLAYSDIEDTSINVKTASSEVRFPSNGTFDLKKATSAIFPFNLKLGKTQIKSATVQPLTILNGGNKNHYVFYSIEGIIPEFVLHGDSKIADLKGARKTSSKGLTVIKGDSNKVFSFQSGNDQFLVIPYEMALNSNKIGEQLIFSSGTLTNESDLINLVTREAVVDLNIYPSNVNAPKVSNATVQKLKAEFPGMDSYNITFKVPEPLLEIEKATERKYSVKVKGGLNGLNDVFLQVDYIGDRGMAFIDGLLATDHFYHEKKWEIGMKSFIPKLKNKEMVLIFHPLYDNQECLIFFENVPKFENGKYLEIKSIKAVNEYKAILSFN
- a CDS encoding glycoside hydrolase 5 family protein produces the protein MAQNSEKVYVEDNIIKWSDSNSPLSLFGANYCLPSACDYRAASYYSKDLKGEIVKDMSHFVRMGWDGLRLGFWGDFENTDFSGNLINNVHLDLLDYLIYQADKRDIKMLLSPIITYSSQWPDAMEQEAIGFSTHFKKSELGTNPLAIDAQKNYLTQLLNHINPYTKRAIKDEPNILFIEMINEPWHHSDDLIGSVNYINSLVDAVRKTGCEKILFHNVSQDFNISEALSQSDIDGVTFAWYPTGLVSNQTLKANYLPTVDNYDLMIKSELKSLPRIVYEFDQPDALSPTMYPAMIRTFRSVGAQFAAIFSYDMLVSAKANLGWQTHFINLVYTPQKAVSSIIAAEAMRKLPLYKKYGNYPANTNFDDFRISHEECLSEYVSDTKFLYAGNTKSVPPKPNELKKIIGFGSSPIVKYTGEGSYFIEKIKSGVWRLEIYPDAVLTKDPFKKMSPDKIVSRLLYKNHSMEINLPDLGKEFSVIGVNEGNDFEGSTYTGKVLLSPGIYTITKQGIKIIDVPVEKIDGIPYRQFIVPAQENLALEIVHSPSRAVYSSKPLGITAKIVDDEKIDSVNVYFRPKGSWFRSFKMEAKNNYDYEVEIPKDVTSSGYYDYVISVFQGNNVTTFPSELNKTPRDWDFYSDKTYELEVIDEKQPLSIFSPKGDLTKLTFTRIGDDIRSGIFTLSSSEKDINGIIKLKIPFDLDKNLEDYSFSLYVGDQIKNLTSSNKIKGLSVNGMGKGNAYVTLIESDGTPWTAKIPINSEWESKKILLSDFKMGKGIMLPQGFPGNWNYWLNPSDNRNSKMDTVNMEKVEKLQISIRPDKNKNGQVEIGSISVIY
- a CDS encoding serine hydrolase domain-containing protein; this translates as MKQTVKILFLSILVLNSFVLSAQVININLEPLPDVNYDHLSRIDTIVNNYIGKEYSNGVVTLVVKDNQLVYWKGYGFLDKDSSKPMPKDAIFRIMSQTKAITSVGIMILYEQGKIYLDEPIGNFIPEFKNQQVLDQFNEADSTYTTIPAKRNVTFRDLLTHSSGIDYAGIGSPIANAIYGKAKIPSGLGNFNASLLQKMKALGKLPLLFQPGEKFRYGLNTDLLGCLIEVISGKTLDEFFRQHIFNPLGMKDTYYNLPQSKASRLTTVYTEDSLQNIIKWRKGFNNIDPDYPLIPKSYFSGGAGLSSTAMDYAIFLQMLLNGGIYNDHRILSPRSVELMTNNQLEYSYNGVDNFGLGFALTSSISASKNARNKDSYSWGGYLGTTYWVDPKENLVCLIMTQHTPNSHWELFTKIENIIYSSIN
- a CDS encoding RagB/SusD family nutrient uptake outer membrane protein; this encodes MKNLILLILIVFTFSSCEDNLDPVLYGSLNPTTFPKTESDYELYTLDLYQPFRLTWGFDEGGWRVTFFGPEDGTIQLFDAPTDLMIPFSAWGNGAVFWDAKSRGNFTPLVAQGRDRSHFEKTRLVTKATQTIGSLEEATIFTDDAFKNRLLGEARMARGWTMYFMLQLYGPVPVITDPSLVGNIEAESDLTRPSREVYVSQVVADLRFAADNLPQNPSEYGRFNKGHALVVLMRLYLNEKNFQMAESVGREIQGLGYSLVDDYTSLFREATERNSETIFAISCDPTSQGRQTDGNFNPFSYYTHPTDFPVKPGWAWPGVYTATWEFYDTFDPNDERRSFLVDTYSPPGYTMDRSNMAGPVINKYPAEGPNAYQGNDVVISRYGDVLLMLAEAINENNGGPTQEAIDLVNEIRLRANIQPLSSEDTASKSAFNDAILRERSWELYFEGFRLLDLRRHGKWPSALQSISGKNPGPSIYPIPQFALDDGATQNDGY